The DNA window aaaagactaaaaaaagacacaaaataaccaataaaagacacaaaatgactaaaaaaagacacaaattatcctaaaaagacacaaaaagactaaaaaaagacacaaaatgactaaaaaaagacacaaaatatccaaaaaagactaaaaaaagacacaaaataaccaataaaagacacaaaataaccaataaaagacacaaaatgacgaaaaaagacacaaaatgactaatgcCATAGCTACCTGTTGTTCTCGGCCTCGTCAGTGGACTCAGGAAGCTCTTTTCTCGTGGTCTCAGGAAGCAGGAAGCAGAGCGCTCCACTGATCAGAGCGAAGCTGCTGAAGACAGCGGTGGGTATGGACCAGTGGTACATGGACAGGATGTTGAGCAGTGGAGCCAGTATTCCTCCTAGTCTTGCTGCCATGGCTTCAAAGGCTGAGGCTGATTGTCTGAAAGGGTTAATAAACAGTTAACTCCACATCAAAAAGCATATTTGCTAACTCCCAAGTTggtctaaataaaataaactaaaactaagtacACTTTTACATGCATTTTGCCAGAGTCTGCCTATATACTGAAACCAGAGTAGATAAAGtcgttctttgtatttcttaatGCTGCTtcaccatgggtctcaaacttgcggcccgcgggccaattgcggccttcgtaacgatattttgtggcccccaccttgatatgaaagttcaatgtgagttttatatgaatggcactttaccgtgttgtgtatggaaggtccctttaattacttttttggtcattttgtgtcttttaaaaaaaataattttgtgtcttttttaaataattttgtgtccttttttttttataattttgtgtcttttttaaataattttgtgtccttttttttataattttgtgtctttttaaataattttgtatcttttttggtaattctgtgtctttttttggttattttgtgtcttttttggtaattttgtgtctttttttgtaattttttgtctttttttggcagttttgtgtctttttaaaataattttgtgtctttttttaataaatttgtttcttttttggtaattctgtgtctctttggtcattgtgtttcttctctaaataatttaggtttttttcagtcattttgtgtcttttttggtcattttgtgtcttttttggtcattttctgtctcttttaataattttgtgtcttttttaataattttgtatcttttttggtaattctgtgtctttttgttggttattttgtgtcttttttggtaattttgtgtctttttttgtaattttgtgtcttttctggcagttttgtgtctttttaaaataattttgtgtctttttaaaataattttgtgtctttttttaataaatttgtttcttttttcagtctttttgtgtctttttcggtcattttgggtcttttttgggtcattttctgtctcttttaataattttgtgtctttttttggtgattctgtgtctttttttggtgattctgtgtcttttttggtcattttgtgtctcttttgggtcattttgtgtcttttttttggttattttgtgtcttttttttaagtaatttagtttttttctgtcattttgtctttttgtggttattttgatactgcctccagcggcccccaggtaaattgagtttgagacccctggtctagaaaGTTTGCACAAATAAAGGCTGATTACAAACTTTAAACACCTACCTAACAGATGTCGGAAACAGCTCCTGCATAAAGATAGTAGATACAGAACCAGCCCAGGCCAGGAAAAAACGAGCTGCGGTAGCTAGAGATGTCACAGCAATGGCTTGTCCTGAAACCAtcaaataaaaccattaaacttGCCATACAACACGTCATAAACAtgaaatacactaccggtcaaaagttttagaacagcccaattttttcattttttattgaaattcaagcagttcaagtcaaatgaacagcttgaaagggtacaaaggtaagtggtgaactgccagaggtaaataaaaaaaggtaagcttaaccaaaactgaaaaataatgtacatttcagaattatacaagtaggcctttttcagggaacaagaactgggttaacaacttaactctatggagtcttgggctatttgtccatttttgaattattttcatgtctttgtaagtcattttgtgtcttttttttgtcattttgtgtcttttttaagtcattttgtgtcttttggtgtcttttttttttgtcattttgtgtctttttggtcattttgtgtctttttttagtcctttagtccaacataaaatgtgattttgaatctttttttactttcaaaacactatcatgctcaataaagaattttaaatgttgcaaatgtgcattaatttcagagtacactgagacattaaactgcaacattttcaattaaattctggaaaagttggtgtgttctaaaacttttgaccagtagtgtagttgCTGACCAAACCAAATGGTTTACCTTTAGGAACAGCTAGTATCAACATGGAAGCAAGTCCTCCTGTTAAAAGTGTTGATATGAATAATTTTCTTCTCCCAAAAACTTCCAACAGCCACATGGCGAGTAAAATAGCTGTTATTTCAAAAACACCAAACAATAGCTGGGTCAAGAAGATGCTCAATCCAAAGTTTCCAACATTCAGGTACAGGGAGTAGGCAGCAAGGCTGACTGAAAACcttaaaaacaaggaaaaaaaaacagaatatgtcTTGTATTATGTAACATTCATAACACACGTACAACAATTTTTTAACAGTTGCTTcattgtttttcatatttttctgacTGATCACTAACTAACCACCTTAGCTATTTGCACATTGGCAAAACATATGCAATGAATGTCTACTTctataaaatgattattattcatAGGTTATAATACAAGCATTTAGTATTGATTAGGGttgtatcgatactaaaatgttgtatccggatacgatactcattttcaaaagcatTGAAAATCAGTATTTGCATTACctcttttattataaatattaaacctgtggttctgttcatttttacatgttgcatttttcttgttaataaaaatatttctgttaaattttggggtctttgtttttatccttgtggtatcgaaaatggtatcgagtatcgaatattttcctgagtatcggtatcaggttgaacattttagtatcgtgacaaccctagtatttTGATGATTAATACTTTAaattatcttttctttcttttttttgtagagaTTTTTGGAAATTTCAACTTACCCTCCCAGTAATACAATGAAGAAATATCTGGTCAGGATAGAAGATCTGAAAATAACTTGTAGACCTCTTTTTTGCACAACATCATTTTTTGCAATCTGTGGAAGAAATATGATTTAATGTAACACTGAAAATGTGTTAAGTACACACATCCTGTATACCTTTCAATATCAGATACttcacattttacaaaaaaaacaacctttagcAAAAAACCTCAAACTAATAGTAATAGGTATTTCCATATAAAtcttgtgttatatggaaaacaGCACAACTATCAACAACGAAATgagttataaatatataaataaaatagagaaaTTAATAGACgataacatttaaattaaaaagtaacaatattaataacaacctggtctcacagaaatccgtgaaatagccacggatttgcttaactcaaaatccgtggaatagccacggaatcactcaaatttccgtgaaactgacacggatttcgctacaatgcaagttaatgacagtcatatcccgtggctattccatggatatttgttcctattggtttgttccaagtcacgtgactttcaaggtcccagcggtcagaacaaaaaacatggcggacagttctctcatttttagtgaaaaaaattaatattttgacttagtttctgcataaaaatggattttgatcacatttctagcgagaaatatatgttttattttctaaatattcactcagtgaatgtacataatcactttgtggtgaagatctcgccaaaaaaagacgatccgctgtattttattttgaaatccccctgatcctctgtgtatttaacggatcaaaccttcgcccattacatgccttgtgtctgaggttgacttgctgatcaacatattattctgttgcagcgggaGACGTTGACAAAGTGACGACTTAAGATCAGATTTGtccgctgttttattttatatatctatataaaaatatgttttcataacCCTAGTACAACCCTAAAATggaagaactacaactatggtgctgatgtcgacataagtactgaagagaggtctagggagttgtagttttttcaataaaacagggtttcccctaaaattggaagttgaaaatacttaattagtggctttccaggggttttgaggggatgtcaatcacatttttggcatcagactttaaattttgtcttgttcaatgggggattttttattttttccgcaTATCCTTAAgctcccccacccccaccccttagtgactatgctcacattatagtccatgtcaacacctttctgtTAGGGCAGATGTCAAAGGtttgaaagaaataaaactttgtcatagagctaaaccaaatacatcaccggaaaggtcttggcctggagagtaacatatatcaatttgaaggttctataatattcttgctttgagatattgacctttgaaccttaaccttgGGGCATATTTGAAGGATTATaattaagagacaaaaagggttacagacatgagacctactgttatagaaaggtgttgacatggactataatgtgatcATCAGCACCATATTTGTAGCTCTTccgttttagggttagggttagggttgtgtaAACAAATTTCTACCCAATAtgtcgaatatcacacactgtctaataaataattatactgcatgtatattatctatgctaaaaatagacaacagtgtttgtttaatgaagatattttaactaaaacaggagagcagcgccGACTGCTCTGCTCACGAAATGGAATGAAGCCCGaggcatttacagtgaagcgcgattcaatgagatctcACCACATCCAGTAGGATCGCACAACACATCCGtagtttacaaaataaaacagcggacAAATCTGATCGTAAGTCGTCACTTTGTCAACGTCtcccgctgcaacagaataatatgttgatcagcaaatcaacctcagacacaaggcatgtaatgggctttgacttttttctcgacttTTCTTGACAttgaattttgactttattcatgAGATtgaatttcgacttttttcttgacattaaattttgacttttatctcaacattgtatttccacttttttcttgacattgaaTTCCAAAAAATGTGCCTCTGGTAGTTATATTCAGCAAGTTGTTTGAAATGAGTCACTAAGGACTTGCAACCTTCTACTGCTACAGTTTTAGATCGCATTGATCTAATCCAAGGTCAGTGTATTATTCCTTCTGATAGCGGTCTGTAATCAAAACAATGACAAGAGACGGACTTTGATAATGTGAAATAGTGGGTTAACATGGGTTCATGGGAGTTGTTGCCGTCATTGTTTAACAACCACCATTGCTGATGAAAACCATCATGGATGAGAAATCATGATCCTGCAACCATAAATTGGTATGCAATCAATTTGGCTGgggatttaatttgtttttagtgaATAAACAATCCGGTAGAAATTTTATATGTAAAATGTTGTATGTGGCAGCCTTAATTTCAGTACCTGTTCCAACAGAGAGTCTGGAACAGTGCGTTTGTTGATGGTTGCTGCCTTGATAATCAACTGTTTCgcctcttctgtccttcctctgCTTAACAGCCATCGAACTGACTCTGGAATAAACCTGATGGAAACAAGGAAAAAGGACCGTTCAATAAGTCTATAatttgcaaataaaacaaaaataggtGATAAAAAGAGTAAATGCACACCATATGTAGATAACAAGTACTGCAAATGGAGCTGCCATTATTAGTTGAGCCAGTCTCCACCGTCTGATGAAGTACATCAGACCAGCGAGGATACATTGTCCAGTAGCACCAATTATCTGAGTCATACAGGCTCCCCAGGATCTTTTGGACGGCCCGACCCACTCAGTGACTGAAATCAGgacaatacacattttattatttaagtcaggggtctcaaactcaaattacctggggggtagtatcaaaatgatcaaaaaaagcacaaaattgctaaaaaaattaataaaaaaagacacaaaattacagaaaaaatttaaattacttaaaaaagacacaaaatgaccaaaaacagacactaaatgatttaaaaaatacacagaattaccaaagaatacacaaaactattaacaaagacacaaaatgacagaaaaaaacctaaattactta is part of the Centropristis striata isolate RG_2023a ecotype Rhode Island chromosome 11, C.striata_1.0, whole genome shotgun sequence genome and encodes:
- the LOC131980461 gene encoding solute carrier family 22 member 13-like, yielding MAEFGEILQNIGEFGLFQKLTLAALCFPNVGESFLSASFIFIQSDPERHCNTDWILQADSNLTTDEQLNLTLPREEDGTFSRCQMFVPVDWDIGDIREYGLNETTGCHNGWVYGNSLYEATIVTDFDLVCDRENLVRVAQSLFMVGVLAGSFIFGPLAESLGRKRTNQISAVLLFIFTVATAFCPNVYVYMAFLFMVGVGGGGYRVNSMLLVTEWVGPSKRSWGACMTQIIGATGQCILAGLMYFIRRWRLAQLIMAAPFAVLVIYIWFIPESVRWLLSRGRTEEAKQLIIKAATINKRTVPDSLLEQIAKNDVVQKRGLQVIFRSSILTRYFFIVLLGGFSVSLAAYSLYLNVGNFGLSIFLTQLLFGVFEITAILLAMWLLEVFGRRKLFISTLLTGGLASMLILAVPKGQAIAVTSLATAARFFLAWAGSVSTIFMQELFPTSVRQSASAFEAMAARLGGILAPLLNILSMYHWSIPTAVFSSFALISGALCFLLPETTRKELPESTDEAENNRNVTSTKTENLKQQSTKL